In Carassius gibelio isolate Cgi1373 ecotype wild population from Czech Republic chromosome B2, carGib1.2-hapl.c, whole genome shotgun sequence, a single genomic region encodes these proteins:
- the LOC127951533 gene encoding fibroin heavy chain isoform X35 — protein MTVRVYFSLIAVLSCLFGYLSITDATRRTAKPGRCPPQSCARKWCTSSCKSDSDCPNNEKCCSSGCGRSCTAPYTVKPGQCPIPEMIPPFAESCFHDGQCTATQKCCPTTSGHACSEPSAQGIGQVPGFGQVIGFGQGSGFGQGSGQGSGQGIGFGQGSGQGSGQGIGFGQGSGQGSGQGIGFGQGSGQGSGQGIGFGQGSGFGQGSGQGSGQGIGFGQGIGFGQGSGQGSGQGIGFGKGSGFGQGSGQGSGQGIGFGKGSGFGQGSGQGSGQGIGFGQGSGQGIGFGQGIGQGTGQGSGQGSGQGIGFGQGSGQGRGQGIGFGQGSGQGIGFGQGIGQGTGQGSGQGSGQGIGFGQGSGLGQGTGQGTGLGQGSGQGSGQGSGQGSGLGQGTGQGSGQGIGFGQGTGQGSGLGQGLGQGSGLGQGTGQGSGQGIGFGLGSGQGTGQGGGQGTGLGQGSGLGQGSGQGIGFGQGSGQGSGLAQGSGQGSGLGQGTGQGIGFGQGSGQGSGQGTGLGQGIGQGSGQGSGLGQGSGQGIGFGQGSGQGSGLGQGSGLGQGSGQGIGFGQGSGQGTGQGSGQGGGQGTGQGIGQGSGQGTGLGQGTGQGSGQGSGQGTGQGIGFGQGHGQGTGQGIGFGQGSGQGTGQGSGLGQGTGQGSGQGSGLGKGTGQGSGQGIGFGQGSGQGTGQGSGQGIGFGQGSGQGSGLGQGSGQGIGFGQGSGQGIGFGLGSGQGTGQGGGQGTGLGQGSGQGIGFGQGSGLAQGSGQGSGLGQGTGQGIGFGQGSGQGSGQGTGLGQGTGQGSGQGSGLDQGSGQGIGFGQGSGQGSGLGQGTGQGSGQGIGFGQGSGQGTGQGSGQGGGQGTGQGIGQGSGQGTGLGQGTGQGSGQGSGQGTGQGIGFGQGRGQGTGQGSGLGQGTGQGSGQGSGLGKGTGQGSGQGIGFGQGSGQGTGQGSGQGSGLGQGTGQGSGQGIGFGQGSGQGTGQGSGQGTGLGQGSGLGQGSGQGTGQGSGQGSGQGSGLGQGTGQGSGQGIGFGQGSGQGSGLGQGTGQGIGFGQGFGQGIGFGQGSGLGQGTGQGSGQGIGFGQGSGQGTGQGSGQGTGQGSGQGTGQGTGQGSGQGTGLGQGSGQGSGLGQGSGQGSGLGQGSGQGSGLGQGSGQGIGLGQGSGQGIGFGQGSGQGSGQGTGLGQGTGQGIGLGQGSGQGTGQGSGLGQGTGQGNGLGSGQGSGQGTGQGSGQGIGFGQGSGQGTGQGSGQGTGLGQGSGLGQGSGQGSGQGSGFGQGSGQGSGQGSGLGQGSGLGQETGQGCSKGQGCGH, from the exons ATGACAGTGCGAGTGTACTTCTCGTTGATTGctgttttatcatgtttgttcGGATACTTGAGCATAACAGATGCTACTCGACGCACAG CAAAGCCAGGACGGTGTCCACCCCAATCATGTGCAAGAAAATGGTGTACCAGTTCCTGTAAGAGTGACTCTGACTGTCCCAACAATGAGAAGTGCTGCAGCAGTGGATGTGGAAGATCCTGTACGGCTCCCTATACAG TGAAACCAGGTCAGTGTCCCATACCAGAGATGATTCCCCCATTTgctgaaagctgtttccatgatggccagtgtactgccacacagaaatgttgcccaaccaccaGTGGCCATGCATGCAGTGAGCCAAGTGCTCAAGGAATTGGCCAAGTGCCTGGCTTTGGCCAGGTAATTGGCTTTGGCCAGGGGAGTGGCTTCGGCCAGGGGAGTGGTCAAGGGAGCGGCCAGGGAATTGGTTTTGGCCAGGGGAGTGGTCAAGGGAGCGGCCAGGGAATTGGTTTTGGCCAGGGGAGTGGTCAAGGGAGCGGCCAGGGAATTGGTTTTGGCCAGGGGAGTGGTCAAGGGAGCGGCCAGGGAATTGGTTTTGGCCAGGGGAGTGGCTTCGGCCAGGGGAGTGGGCAAGGGAGCGGCCAGGGAATTGGTTTTGGCCAGGGAATTGGTTTTGGCCAGGGGAGTGGGCAAGGGAGCGGCCAGGGAATTGGTTTTGGCAAGGGGAGTGGCTTCGGCCAGGGGAGTGGGCAAGGGAGCGGCCAGGGAATTGGTTTTGGCAAGGGGAGTGGCTTCGGCCAGGGGAGTGGGCAAGGGAGCGGCCAGGGAATTGGTTTTGGCCAGGGGAGTGGTCAAGGAATTGGTTTTGGTCAGGGAATTGGGCAAGGGACTGGCCAGGGGAGTGGTCAAGGGAGCGGCCAGGGAATTGGTTTTGGCCAGGGGAGTGGGCAAGGGAGAGGCCAGGGAATTGGTTTTGGCCAGGGGAGTGGTCAAGGAATTGGTTTTGGTCAGGGAATTGGGCAAGGGACTGGCCAGGGGAGTGGTCAAGGGAGTGGCCAGGGAATTGGCTTTGGACAGGGGAGTGGTCTTGGTCAGGGGACTGGACAGGGAACCGGCCTTGGTCAGGGCAGcggtcaggggagcggacagggcAGTGGTCAGGGTAGTGGTCTTGGTCAGGGCACTGGTCAGGGCAGTGGTCAGGGAATCGGCTTTGGTCAGGGAACTGGTCAGGGGAGTGGCCTTGGACAGGGCCTTGGTCAGGGGAGCGGCCTTGGTCAGGGgactggccagggaagcggacagggaatTGGTTTTGGTTTGGGCAGTGGTCAAGGGACTGGTCAGGGAGGTGGACAGGGAACCGGCcttggtcagggaagtggtcttggtcagggaagcggacagggaatCGGTTTTGGTCAGGGcagtggtcagggaagcggccttGCTCAGGGcagtggtcagggaagcggccttGGTCAGGGGACTGGGCAGGGAATCGGCTttggtcaggggagcggacagggcAGTGGTCAGGGGACTGGTCTTGGTCAGGGGATTGGACAGGGGAGCGGTCAGGGAAGTGGTCTTGGTCAGGGGAGCGGGCAGGGAATCGGTTTTGGTCAGGGCAGTGGTCAGGGGAGTGGACTTGGTCAGGGGAGCGGccttggtcagggaagcggacagggaatCGGTTTTGGCCAGGGCAGTGGTCAAGGGACTGGTCAGGGGAGTGGACAGGGCGGTGGTCAAGGGACTGGTCAGGGAATCGGTCAGGGCAGTGGTCAGGGGACTGGTCTTGGTCAGGGgactggccagggaagcggtcagggcagTGGTCAAGGGACTGGTCAGGGAATCGGTTTTGGTCAGGGCCATGGTCAGGGGACTGGACAGGGAATCGGTTTTGGTCAGGGCAGTGGTCAAGGgactggtcagggaagtggactTGGTCAAGGGActggtcaggggagcggacagggcAGTGGTCTTGGTAAGGGgactggacagggaagcggacagggaatCGGTTTTGGTCAGGGCAGTGGTCAAGGGActggtcagggg agcggacagggaatCGGTTTTGGTCAGGGcagtggtcagggaagcggccttGGTCAGGGCAGTGGGCAGGGAATTGGTTttggtcagggaagtggacagggaatTGGTTTTGGTTTGGGCAGTGGTCAAGGGACTGGTCAGGGAGGTGGTCAGGGAACCGGCCttggtcagggaagtggacagggaatCGGttttggtcagggaagcggccttGCTCAGGGcagtggtcagggaagcggccttGGTCAGGGGACTGGGCAGGGAATCGGCTttggtcaggggagcggacagggcAGTGGTCAGGGGACTGGTCTTGGTCAGGGGACTGGACAGGGGAGCGGTCAGGGAAGTGGTCTTGATCAGGGGAGCGGGCAGGGAATCGGTTTTGGTCAGGGCAGTGGTCAGGGGAGTGGACTTGGTCAGGGgactggccagggaagcggacagggaatCGGTTTTGGCCAGGGCAGTGGTCAAGGGACTGGTCAGGGGAGTGGACAGGGCGGTGGTCAAGGGACTGGTCAGGGAATCGGTCAGGGCAGTGGTCAGGGGACTGGTCTTGGTCAGGGgactggccagggaagcggtcagggcagTGGTCAAGGGACTGGTCAGGGAATTGGTTTTGGTCAGGGCCGTGGTCAGGGgactggacagggaagtggactTGGTCAAGGGActggtcaggggagcggacagggcAGTGGTCTTGGTAAGGGgactggacagggaagcggacagggaatCGGTTTTGGTCAGGGCAGTGGTCAAGGGActggtcaggggagcggacagggcAGTGGTCTTGGTCAGGGgactggacagggaagcggacagggaatTGGTTTTGGTCAGGGCAGTGGTCAAGGGACTGGTCAGGGGAGTGGACAGGGAACCGGCcttggtcagggaagtggtcttGGTCAGGGCAGCGGTCAAGGGActggtcaggggagcggacagggcAGTGGTCAGGGTAGTGGTCTTGGTCAGGGGACTGGCCAAGGAAGTGGACAGGGAATCGGTTTTGGTCAGGGgagtggacagggaagcggccttGGTCAGGGGACTGGACAGGGAATCGGTTTTGGCCAGGGCTTTGGTCAGGGAATCGGCTTTGGTCAGGGGAGCGGCCTTGGTCAGGGgactggacagggaagcggacagggaatCGGTTTTGGTCAGGGCAGTGGTCAAGGGACTGGTCAGGGCAGTGGTCAAGGGACTGGTCAGGGCAGTGGTCAAGGGACTGGTCAAGGGActggtcaggggagcggacagggaaCCGGccttggtcagggaagcggacagggaagcggccttGGTCAGGGCAGTGGGCAGGGAAGCGGCCTTGGTCAGGGCAGTGGGCAGGGAAGCGGCCTTGGTCAGGGCAGTGGGCAGGGAATTGGCCTTGGTCAGGGCAGTGGGCAGGGAATTGGCTttggtcaggggagcggacagggcAGTGGTCAGGGGACTGGTCTTGGTCAGGGGACTGGACAGGGAATCGGTCTTGGCCAGGGCAGCGGTCAAGGgactggtcagggaagtggactTGGTCAAGGGACTGGTCAGGGCAATGGTCTGGGGAGCGGCCAGGGTAGTGGTCAGGGgactggccagggaagcggacagggaatTGGTTTTGGTCAGGGCAGTGGTCAAGGGActggtcaggggagcggacagggaaCCGGCcttggtcagggaagtggtcttggtcagggaagtggtcagggcagtggtcagggaagcggctttggTCAGGGGAGTGGACAGGGCAGTGGTCAGGGGAGTGGTCTTGGTCAGGGCAGTGGCCTTGGTCAGGAGACTGGTCAGGGATGTAGTAAAGGTCAGGGATGTGGTCACTGA
- the LOC127951533 gene encoding fibroin heavy chain isoform X1 produces the protein MTVRVYFSLIAVLSCLFGYLSITDATRRTAKPGRCPPQSCARKWCTSSCKSDSDCPNNEKCCSSGCGRSCTAPYTVKPGQCPIPEMIPPFAESCFHDGQCTATQKCCPTTSGHACSEPSAQGIGQVPGFGQVIGFGQGSGFGQGSGQGSGQGIGFGQGSGQGSGQGIGFGQGSGQGSGQGIGFGQGSGQGSGQGIGFGQGSGFGQGSGQGSGQGIGFGQGIGFGQGSGQGSGQGIGFGKGSGFGQGSGQGSGQGIGFGKGSGFGQGSGQGSGQGIGFGQGSGQGIGFGQGIGQGTGQGSGQGSGQGIGFGQGSGQGRGQGIGFGQGSGQGIGFGQGIGQGTGQGSGQGSGQGIGFGQGSGLGQGTGQGTGLGQGSGQGSGQGSGQGSGLGQGTGQGSGQGIGFGQGTGQGSGLGQGLGQGSGLGQGTGQGSGQGIGFGLGSGQGTGQGGGQGTGLGQGSGLGQGSGQGIGFGQGSGQGSGLAQGSGQGSGLGQGTGQGIGFGQGSGQGSGQGTGLGQGIGQGSGQGSGLGQGSGQGIGFGQGSGQGSGLGQGSGLGQGSGQGIGFGQGSGQGTGQGSGQGGGQGTGQGIGQGSGQGTGLGQGTGQGSGQGSGQGTGQGIGFGQGHGQGTGQGIGFGQGSGQGTGQGSGLGQGTGQGSGQGSGLGKGTGQGSGQGIGFGQGSGQGTGQGSGQGSGLGQGTGQGSGQGIGFGQGSGQGTGQGSGQGTGLGQGSGLGQGSGQGTGQGSGQGSGQGSGLGQGTGQGSGQGIGFGQGTGQGSGLGQGTGQGIGFGQGSGQGIGFGQGTGQGSGLGQGLGQGSGLGQGTGQGSGQGIGFGQGSGQGTGQGSGQGTGQGSGQGTGQGSGQGTGQGSGQGTGQGSGQGTGLGQGSGQGTGFGQGSGQGIGFGQGSGQGSGLGQGSGQGIGFGQGSGQGIGFGLGSGQGTGQGGGQGTGLGQGSGQGIGFGQGSGLAQGSGQGSGLGQGTGQGIGFGQGSGQGSGQGTGLGQGTGQGSGQGSGLDQGSGQGIGFGQGSGQGSGLGQGTGQGSGQGIGFGQGSGQGTGQGSGQGGGQGTGQGIGQGSGQGTGLGQGTGQGSGQGSGQGTGQGIGFGQGRGQGTGQGSGLGQGTGQGSGQGSGLGKGTGQGSGQGIGFGQGSGQGTGQGSGQGSGLGQGTGQGSGQGIGFGQGSGQGTGQGSGQGTGLGQGSGLGQGSGQGTGQGSGQGSGQGSGLGQGTGQGSGQGIGFGQGSGQGSGLGQGTGQGIGFGQGFGQGIGFGQGSGLGQGTGQGSGQGIGFGQGSGQGTGQGSGQGTGQGSGQGTGQGTGQGSGQGTGLGQGSGQGSGLGQGSGQGSGLGQGSGQGSGLGQGSGQGIGLGQGSGQGIGFGQGSGQGSGQGTGLGQGTGQGIGLGQGSGQGTGQGSGLGQGTGQGNGLGSGQGSGQGTGQGSGQGIGFGQGSGQGTGQGSGQGTGLGQGSGLGQGSGQGSGQGSGFGQGSGQGSGQGSGLGQGSGLGQETGQGCSKGQGCGH, from the exons ATGACAGTGCGAGTGTACTTCTCGTTGATTGctgttttatcatgtttgttcGGATACTTGAGCATAACAGATGCTACTCGACGCACAG CAAAGCCAGGACGGTGTCCACCCCAATCATGTGCAAGAAAATGGTGTACCAGTTCCTGTAAGAGTGACTCTGACTGTCCCAACAATGAGAAGTGCTGCAGCAGTGGATGTGGAAGATCCTGTACGGCTCCCTATACAG TGAAACCAGGTCAGTGTCCCATACCAGAGATGATTCCCCCATTTgctgaaagctgtttccatgatggccagtgtactgccacacagaaatgttgcccaaccaccaGTGGCCATGCATGCAGTGAGCCAAGTGCTCAAGGAATTGGCCAAGTGCCTGGCTTTGGCCAGGTAATTGGCTTTGGCCAGGGGAGTGGCTTCGGCCAGGGGAGTGGTCAAGGGAGCGGCCAGGGAATTGGTTTTGGCCAGGGGAGTGGTCAAGGGAGCGGCCAGGGAATTGGTTTTGGCCAGGGGAGTGGTCAAGGGAGCGGCCAGGGAATTGGTTTTGGCCAGGGGAGTGGTCAAGGGAGCGGCCAGGGAATTGGTTTTGGCCAGGGGAGTGGCTTCGGCCAGGGGAGTGGGCAAGGGAGCGGCCAGGGAATTGGTTTTGGCCAGGGAATTGGTTTTGGCCAGGGGAGTGGGCAAGGGAGCGGCCAGGGAATTGGTTTTGGCAAGGGGAGTGGCTTCGGCCAGGGGAGTGGGCAAGGGAGCGGCCAGGGAATTGGTTTTGGCAAGGGGAGTGGCTTCGGCCAGGGGAGTGGGCAAGGGAGCGGCCAGGGAATTGGTTTTGGCCAGGGGAGTGGTCAAGGAATTGGTTTTGGTCAGGGAATTGGGCAAGGGACTGGCCAGGGGAGTGGTCAAGGGAGCGGCCAGGGAATTGGTTTTGGCCAGGGGAGTGGGCAAGGGAGAGGCCAGGGAATTGGTTTTGGCCAGGGGAGTGGTCAAGGAATTGGTTTTGGTCAGGGAATTGGGCAAGGGACTGGCCAGGGGAGTGGTCAAGGGAGTGGCCAGGGAATTGGCTTTGGACAGGGGAGTGGTCTTGGTCAGGGGACTGGACAGGGAACCGGCCTTGGTCAGGGCAGcggtcaggggagcggacagggcAGTGGTCAGGGTAGTGGTCTTGGTCAGGGCACTGGTCAGGGCAGTGGTCAGGGAATCGGCTTTGGTCAGGGAACTGGTCAGGGGAGTGGCCTTGGACAGGGCCTTGGTCAGGGGAGCGGCCTTGGTCAGGGgactggccagggaagcggacagggaatTGGTTTTGGTTTGGGCAGTGGTCAAGGGACTGGTCAGGGAGGTGGACAGGGAACCGGCcttggtcagggaagtggtcttggtcagggaagcggacagggaatCGGTTTTGGTCAGGGcagtggtcagggaagcggccttGCTCAGGGcagtggtcagggaagcggccttGGTCAGGGGACTGGGCAGGGAATCGGCTttggtcaggggagcggacagggcAGTGGTCAGGGGACTGGTCTTGGTCAGGGGATTGGACAGGGGAGCGGTCAGGGAAGTGGTCTTGGTCAGGGGAGCGGGCAGGGAATCGGTTTTGGTCAGGGCAGTGGTCAGGGGAGTGGACTTGGTCAGGGGAGCGGccttggtcagggaagcggacagggaatCGGTTTTGGCCAGGGCAGTGGTCAAGGGACTGGTCAGGGGAGTGGACAGGGCGGTGGTCAAGGGACTGGTCAGGGAATCGGTCAGGGCAGTGGTCAGGGGACTGGTCTTGGTCAGGGgactggccagggaagcggtcagggcagTGGTCAAGGGACTGGTCAGGGAATCGGTTTTGGTCAGGGCCATGGTCAGGGGACTGGACAGGGAATCGGTTTTGGTCAGGGCAGTGGTCAAGGgactggtcagggaagtggactTGGTCAAGGGActggtcaggggagcggacagggcAGTGGTCTTGGTAAGGGgactggacagggaagcggacagggaatCGGTTTTGGTCAGGGCAGTGGTCAAGGGActggtcaggggagcggacagggcAGTGGTCTTGGTCAGGGgactggacagggaagcggacagggaatTGGTTTTGGTCAGGGCAGTGGTCAAGGGACTGGTCAGGGGAGTGGACAGGGAACCGGCcttggtcagggaagtggtcttGGTCAGGGCAGCGGTCAAGGGActggtcaggggagcggacagggcAGTGGTCAGGGTAGTGGTCTTGGTCAGGGGACTGGCCAAGGAAGCGGACAGGGAATCGGTTTTGGACAGGGgactggacagggaagcggccttGGTCAGGGGACTGGACAGGGAATCGGTTTTGGCCAGGGCAGTGGTCAGGGAATCGGCTTTGGTCAAGGAACTGGTCAGGGGAGTGGCCTTGGACAGGGCCTTGGTCAGGGGAGCGGCCTTGGTCAGGGgactggacagggaagcggacagggaatCGGTTTTGGTCAGGGCAGTGGTCAAGGGACTGGTCAGGGCAGTGGTCAAGGGACTGGTCAGGGCAGTGGTCAAGGGACTGGTCAGGGCAGTGGTCAAGGGACTGGTCAGGGCAGTGGTCAAGGGACTGGTCAGGGCAGTGGTCAAGGGACCGGccttggtcagggaagcggacagggaacCGGttttggtcagggaagcggacagggaatCGGTTTTGGTCAGGGcagtggtcagggaagcggccttGGTCAGGGCAGTGGGCAGGGAATTGGTTttggtcagggaagtggacagggaatTGGTTTTGGTTTGGGCAGTGGTCAAGGGACTGGTCAGGGAGGTGGTCAGGGAACCGGCCttggtcagggaagtggacagggaatCGGttttggtcagggaagcggccttGCTCAGGGcagtggtcagggaagcggccttGGTCAGGGGACTGGGCAGGGAATCGGCTttggtcaggggagcggacagggcAGTGGTCAGGGGACTGGTCTTGGTCAGGGGACTGGACAGGGGAGCGGTCAGGGAAGTGGTCTTGATCAGGGGAGCGGGCAGGGAATCGGTTTTGGTCAGGGCAGTGGTCAGGGGAGTGGACTTGGTCAGGGgactggccagggaagcggacagggaatCGGTTTTGGCCAGGGCAGTGGTCAAGGGACTGGTCAGGGGAGTGGACAGGGCGGTGGTCAAGGGACTGGTCAGGGAATCGGTCAGGGCAGTGGTCAGGGGACTGGTCTTGGTCAGGGgactggccagggaagcggtcagggcagTGGTCAAGGGACTGGTCAGGGAATTGGTTTTGGTCAGGGCCGTGGTCAGGGgactggacagggaagtggactTGGTCAAGGGActggtcaggggagcggacagggcAGTGGTCTTGGTAAGGGgactggacagggaagcggacagggaatCGGTTTTGGTCAGGGCAGTGGTCAAGGGActggtcaggggagcggacagggcAGTGGTCTTGGTCAGGGgactggacagggaagcggacagggaatTGGTTTTGGTCAGGGCAGTGGTCAAGGGACTGGTCAGGGGAGTGGACAGGGAACCGGCcttggtcagggaagtggtcttGGTCAGGGCAGCGGTCAAGGGActggtcaggggagcggacagggcAGTGGTCAGGGTAGTGGTCTTGGTCAGGGGACTGGCCAAGGAAGTGGACAGGGAATCGGTTTTGGTCAGGGgagtggacagggaagcggccttGGTCAGGGGACTGGACAGGGAATCGGTTTTGGCCAGGGCTTTGGTCAGGGAATCGGCTTTGGTCAGGGGAGCGGCCTTGGTCAGGGgactggacagggaagcggacagggaatCGGTTTTGGTCAGGGCAGTGGTCAAGGGACTGGTCAGGGCAGTGGTCAAGGGACTGGTCAGGGCAGTGGTCAAGGGACTGGTCAAGGGActggtcaggggagcggacagggaaCCGGccttggtcagggaagcggacagggaagcggccttGGTCAGGGCAGTGGGCAGGGAAGCGGCCTTGGTCAGGGCAGTGGGCAGGGAAGCGGCCTTGGTCAGGGCAGTGGGCAGGGAATTGGCCTTGGTCAGGGCAGTGGGCAGGGAATTGGCTttggtcaggggagcggacagggcAGTGGTCAGGGGACTGGTCTTGGTCAGGGGACTGGACAGGGAATCGGTCTTGGCCAGGGCAGCGGTCAAGGgactggtcagggaagtggactTGGTCAAGGGACTGGTCAGGGCAATGGTCTGGGGAGCGGCCAGGGTAGTGGTCAGGGgactggccagggaagcggacagggaatTGGTTTTGGTCAGGGCAGTGGTCAAGGGActggtcaggggagcggacagggaaCCGGCcttggtcagggaagtggtcttggtcagggaagtggtcagggcagtggtcagggaagcggctttggTCAGGGGAGTGGACAGGGCAGTGGTCAGGGGAGTGGTCTTGGTCAGGGCAGTGGCCTTGGTCAGGAGACTGGTCAGGGATGTAGTAAAGGTCAGGGATGTGGTCACTGA